The following are encoded in a window of Castanea sativa cultivar Marrone di Chiusa Pesio chromosome 5, ASM4071231v1 genomic DNA:
- the LOC142636498 gene encoding monothiol glutaredoxin-S17 — MGGSVKDVQSKAELDKVVASGAAVSVHFWASWCEASKPMDDVFSHLSTDFPHVHFLRVEAEEQPEISEAYAVSAVPYFVFFKDGKSVDTLEGANPSSLANKVAKISGSVNPGEPAAPASLGMAAGPTILETVKEFAKENDSSKLTNQVQPGDALKKRLQQLIDSHPVILFMKGNPEEPKCGFSQKVVDILKKEKVKFGSFDILADNEVREGLKKFSNWPTYPQLYCKGELLGGCDIVIAMHESGELQQVFKDHGIDTNASNEAKVSEPGSGKGGISESTGLSSTLTSRIASLVNSSPVMLFMKGKPDEPKCGFSRKVVEILQQEKVEFGSFDILSDEDIRQGLKVYSNWSSYPQLYIGAELIGGSDIVLEMHKSGELKKVLAEKGIGQKESFEDRLRKLISSSPVMLFMKGTPDAPRCGFSSKVVNALQEDGVSFGSFDILNDEEVRQGLKVFSNWPTFPQLYYKGELIGGCDIVMELRNNGELKSTLSE, encoded by the exons ATGGGTGGGTCAGTGAAGGACGTGCAATCAAAGGCGGAGCTTGATAAAGTGGTGGCGAGTGGCGCAGCGGTTAGTGTACACTTCTGGGCGTCATGGTGCGAAGCTTCAAAGCCCATGGACGATGTCTTTTCCCACCTCTCCACTGATTTCCCTCATGTCCACTTTCTCAGG GTTGAAGCTGAAGAGCAACCTGAGATATCTGAAGCTTATGCAGTTTCTGCTGTGCCTTACTTCGTTTTCTTCAAG GATGGTAAGTCTGTAGATACATTGGAGGGTGCAAATCCATCTAGTTTGGCCAACAAAGTTGCTAAAATTTCTGGGTCTGTTAACCCTGGAGAACCTGCTGCGCCTGCCAGCCTTGGGATGGCTGCAGGACCTACCATCCTTGAAACAGTCAAAGAGTTTGCTAAAGAAAATGATTCTTCAAAACTTACAAATCAAGTGCAACCTGGTGATGCATTGAAAAAGCGACTCCAGCAACTAATTGACTCTCACCCAGTCATCCTATTCATGAAAGGAAACCCTGAAGAGCCAAAATGTGGGTTTAGCCAAAAAGTGGTTGATattttgaagaaggaaaaagttaAATTTGGAAGCTTTGATATCCTAGCTGACAATGAGGTACGTGAAGGGTTGAAAAAATTCTCTAACTGGCCAACGTATCCTCAACTCTATTGCAAAGGAGAGCTTCTTGGTGGGTGCGATATAGTAATTGCAATGCATGAGAGTGGTGAATTACAACAAGTTTTCAAGGATCATGGGATTGACACTAATGCTTCTAATGAGGCAAAAGTAAGTGAACCTGGAAGTGGAAAGGGTGGCATCTCTGAATCCACTGGCCTAAGTTCTACCCTAACCTCTCGGATTGCAAGCCTGGTCAATTCAAGCCCAGTTATGCTGTTTATGAAGGGAAAACCAGATGAACCCAAGTGTGGTTTCAGTCGCAAGGTAGTTGAAATCCTTCAACAAGAAAAGGTTGAGTTTGGGAGTTTTGATATTCTTTCCGATGAAGATATCCGTCAAGGCCTCAAAGTTTATTCAAATTGGTCTAGTTACCCTCAACTATATATAGGGGCTGAACTCATTGGTGGATCAGACATTGTGTTGGAAATGCATAAAAGTGGGGAATTGAAGAAGGTGTTAGCTGAGAAAGGTATTGGTCAAAAGGAGTCTTTTGAAGATCGTTTAAGGAAATTAATCAGTTCTTCACCTGTGATGCTCTTTATGAAGGGTACCCCGGATGCTCCTAGGTGTGGATTCAGTTCCAAAGTTGTAAATGCCCTACAGGAGGATGGTGTAAGTTTTGGGTCCTTTGATATATTAAATGATGAGGAAGTGAGACAGGGGTTAAAGGTATTCTCCAATTGGCCAACTTTTCCTCAGCTTTACTATAAAGGTGAGCTAATAGGTGGATGTGACATTGTAATGGAGCTGCGCAACAATGGAGAGCTAAAATCTACTCTATCTGAGTAG
- the LOC142633722 gene encoding pentatricopeptide repeat-containing protein At4g21705, mitochondrial, whose protein sequence is MNPKLFTKTLIQIAIARRSYYTSRTRPHKPSLYSKISPLGNPKTSVVPELDDWVHNGNKLRVAELQRIVHDLRKRKRFTQALQVSEWMNEKGICIFSPSEHAVQLDLIGKVHGFHSAESYFSKLKDQDQTDKTYGALLNCYVRQRQIEKSLSHLQKMKEMGFVSSPLTYNDIMCLYTNVGQHEKVQDVLMEMKENNVSPDNFSYRICINSYGVRSDLEGMEKILKEMKCQPHIVMDWNTYTVAAKFYIKAGLTNKAIDALENAEKKLDKKDGLGYNHLISLYSSIGKKDEVLRLWGLEKSDCKRCINKDFINMLMSLVRLGELEDAENVLKEWESSGNCYDFRVPNTVIIGYSEKGLCEKAEAILEDLMEKGKATTPNSWSIVAAKYLDEGEMERALACLKAALSLHVEKKGWKPNLKLITGILSWLGDKGTIGDVEAFVSSLRTVIPVNRQMYHALIKANIRGGKEVDELLHRMKTDKIGKDEETQKILDMRQT, encoded by the exons ATGAATCCGAAGCTCTTCACCAAAACCCTAATCCAAATTGCGATTGCAAGAAGATCGTACTACACTAGTAGAACTCGACCCCACAAGCCTAGCCTGTACTCCAAAATCAGTCCCCTCGGAAATCCTAAGACAAGCGTGGTACCAGAGCTCGATGATTGGGTCCACAATGGGAACAAGCTCCGAGTCGCCGAGCTTCAGCGAATCGTTCACGATCTTCGCAAGCGAAAGAGGTTCACTCAGGCCCTCCAG GTATCTGAGTGGATGAATGAAAAGGGTATATGTATTTTTTCGCCGAGTGAACATGCGGTGCAGTTGGATCTCATCGGTAAGGTTCATGGATTTCATTCTGCTGAAAGTTATTTTAGTAAGTTGAAGGATCAAGACCAGACTGATAAGACGTATGGTGCTCTATTGAATTGCTATGTCCGCCAGCGCCAAATTGAGAAGTCCCTTTCCCATTTGCAAAAAATGAAGGAGATGGGTTTTGTTTCATCACCTCTCACTTACAATGACATTATGTGTCTATACACAAATGTTGGCCAGCACGAGAAAGTTCAGGATGTGCTAATGGAGATGAAGGAGAACAATGTTTCCCCTGACAATTTCAGCTACAGAATCTGCATCAATTCTTACGGTGTAAGATCTGATCTTGAGGGAATGGAGAAGATTTTAAAAGAGATGAAGTGCCAACCTCATATTGTCATGGATTGGAACACTTACACTGTAGCTGCTAAATTCTACATAAAAGCTGGCCTAACCAATAAGGCGATTGATGCCCTGGAGAATGCAGAAAAGAAGCTAGATAAGAAAGATGGGCTTGGCTACAACCATCTAATCTCACTTTATTCTAGTATAGGGAAGAAGGACGAGGTCTTGAGATTATGGGGTCTGGAGAAAAGTGATTGTAAGAGATGCATAAACAAGGATTTTATCAACATGCTAATGTCTCTTGTGAGGCTTGGTGAGCTTGAAGACGCTGAGAATGTACTAAAGGAGTGGGAATCATCCGGTAACTGTTACGATTTTCGAGTACCCAATACTGTTATTATTGGGTATTCTGAAAAGGGTTTATGTGAGAAAGCAGAAGCAATTCTTGAAGACTTGATGGAGAAAGGAAAGGCCACCACTCCTAACAGTTGGAGCATAGTGGCAGCTAAATACCTGGATGAGGGTGAGATGGAGAGAGCTCTGGCATGCTTGAAAGCAGCCTTGTCTCTGCACGTGGAGAAGAAAGGATGGAAACCCAATCTGAAGTTGATTACAGGGATACTGTCTTGGCTTGGTGATAAAGGCACTATTGGAGATGTGGAAGCTTTTGTGAGCTCACTGAGGACTGTCATCCCAGTGAACAGGCAGATGTATCATGCTTTAATCAAAGCCAATATAAGAGGTGGTAAAGAAGTGGATGAACTTCTGCACCGCATGAAAACCGATAAGATAGGCAAAGATGAGGAGACACAGAAAATTCTTGACATGAGGCAGacctaa